The Halorubrum salinarum genome segment CGTCCCCCGGCCACTTAGCGTTTTACAGGTTGGTAAAACTTTATTGTCCCTCCGACGGACACACGGATATGACACTGTTGATCGGGACAGACTCCGGCCTGTACCGGACCGACGAGGTCCCCTTCGAGCGCGGCGACCCCGACCCAGTCCTCGACTGCGGGGTCGTCACGGCGGTGAAGTCGTGGGACCACACCGAGGGCGTGTTCGTCGCCTCCTCGACGGGCGCGTACCGCTCGCTGGACGGCGGGGAGACGTGGACCGACCTCGAAGTGCCGCTCGGCGACCGGTTCTGGCACGCCGGGACCAGCGAGGTGTGGTCGATCCTCGCGACCGCGGACGGCGCGCTGTACGCCGGCACCAACGACCCGTACGTCTTCCGCTCGGTCGACGGCGGGGAGACGTGGACCGAACAGAAGGGGTTCCGCGAGCTGCCCTCCCGCGGGCACTGGGAGTCGCCGATCGACCCGCACTACGCCCGCCTCCGCGCGCTGGAGGCGATCCCCGGCCGCCCCGAGCACCTGATCGCGGGCGTCGAGGCCGGTGGGATCCACGTCAGCCGCGACGGCGGCCGGACGTGGACGGACCACCGGGACGCCATCGTCGACGACGTCCACCAGGTCCTCCCGATCTCCGAGGACGTGTGGCTGGCCGCGACCGGCTACCTCGACCACGACTTAGAGAACCTCGGGCTCGGCCACGCCGTGGGGGAGGGCGGCCTGTGGCGGACGACCGACGCCGGCGAGTCGTGGGACCGCCTCGACGTCGGCAGCGACTTCTCGTACATCCGCCGCGTGTTCGTCCACGACGGCCGGGTGATCTTCTGCGGCGGCGAGGAGGCGCCGCCCGCGTGGGTGAACGACGACCACGAGGTCGCGCTGTTCGAGTCGACCAACTTCGGCCGCGACTTCGAGCGCGTCTCCTTCCCCGGCGAGCCCCACGAGATAATCGAGACGTGGGCGGTCCACGACGGCGACGTGGTCTGCGGCTCCGGGCTCTTCGACGTGCCCGACGAGCGCGATGACGTGGAGGGCCGGATCATGCGGCGCCTCGACGGCGAGGGCGACGAGGGACCGACCTACGAGACGGTCGGTCGCGTCGACGCGAACGTCAGCCGCATCGAGGTGGTCTGAATGGCGGACGAATCTGAAACCCAGTCCGAGGCCGACGGCGGATCCGGCCGCGACGCCCCCTCGCTGCTCGGGCGCTCGCTGTACGGCGGCGTCCTCGCGTACATGGCCGTCGACGGGTTCAGGAACAACGACAAGCGGGTCGCCGTCGCCGAGGAGAAGGGCGTGCCGATGCCCGACGTGCTGGTCCCGTTCGTCACCGGGATGCTGCTGGTCGCCAACCTCGGCATCGTCCTCTGGCGGCTCCCGCGGGCGGCCGCAGGCGCGCTCGTCGTCTTCTTCCTCGGGACGACGCCCGCCATCCACGACTTCTGGACGATGGAGGGCAAAGAGCGGCAGGGCAACAAGATCAACTTCCTGAAGAACCTCGCGTTGCTCGGCGGCGCCCTCATCTTCCTCGACGCCGCGGGCGGGAGCGACGAGGCGAGCGCCCCCTCGACCGATCGCGACGAGACGTGACCGGTCCCGGATTTCGGGTAACCGGCCCCGAATTTCGGGTCCGTCCGGCGTCGACGCTCCGGATCGGGGATGTCTGACGCAGTTCTTAAGTGAGAGCGGCGAGGACCCTACCGTAATTCCCCGAACGGGCGTCGAGCGCACGGATCGAACGGCGTCGCGAAACGACCGCGGTGTTCGGGTCAACCACACACGGAC includes the following:
- a CDS encoding WD40/YVTN/BNR-like repeat-containing protein, with product MTLLIGTDSGLYRTDEVPFERGDPDPVLDCGVVTAVKSWDHTEGVFVASSTGAYRSLDGGETWTDLEVPLGDRFWHAGTSEVWSILATADGALYAGTNDPYVFRSVDGGETWTEQKGFRELPSRGHWESPIDPHYARLRALEAIPGRPEHLIAGVEAGGIHVSRDGGRTWTDHRDAIVDDVHQVLPISEDVWLAATGYLDHDLENLGLGHAVGEGGLWRTTDAGESWDRLDVGSDFSYIRRVFVHDGRVIFCGGEEAPPAWVNDDHEVALFESTNFGRDFERVSFPGEPHEIIETWAVHDGDVVCGSGLFDVPDERDDVEGRIMRRLDGEGDEGPTYETVGRVDANVSRIEVV
- a CDS encoding DoxX family protein, whose protein sequence is MADESETQSEADGGSGRDAPSLLGRSLYGGVLAYMAVDGFRNNDKRVAVAEEKGVPMPDVLVPFVTGMLLVANLGIVLWRLPRAAAGALVVFFLGTTPAIHDFWTMEGKERQGNKINFLKNLALLGGALIFLDAAGGSDEASAPSTDRDET